A genomic stretch from Mycobacterium malmoense includes:
- a CDS encoding UPF0158 family protein: MARTWLSVTVELLGGRGEELWPWPGRVFAVGPSHTFMDLANAINDAFARWDRSHLSLFNLADGRVVTDAQTGAELAGSIGGPITESLDIEVAKVAGVVELGAEFQFIFDLGDDWIHRCLVGDHKVDPVEVLGITPRQPLAYWGWGTIPDQYGRRWADDDGQGRIPSRPSQPHPMMLHTWPGQQQAPPTDVSKLRAAVAAGDAVRFLAAVRGHDIDDALQQVGSGVPMALEQRRDQAELVAVSVINRLTWRGGAGDEILAEDLLACLRGEPLTGRVVPVDLEMLATALEEDAAMSTGGYVDLHTGDVFGDSSTDAGLVGEDAAVDVEEDPDRWLHFDCSGSRDGWRDMATFAERLHDDALRDRLERAIEGKGAFRRFRDLVHEEGLAEQWYVFSADRKLGRAREFLADAGIRVG, from the coding sequence ATGGCACGAACGTGGCTGTCGGTAACCGTGGAGCTGCTCGGCGGGCGCGGTGAGGAACTGTGGCCATGGCCTGGCCGCGTCTTCGCGGTCGGACCGTCGCATACCTTCATGGACCTGGCGAACGCCATCAACGATGCCTTCGCCAGGTGGGACAGGTCGCATCTGTCGCTGTTCAACCTCGCAGACGGACGTGTGGTCACCGACGCGCAGACGGGGGCCGAGCTTGCCGGGTCGATCGGCGGACCGATCACGGAGTCGTTGGACATTGAGGTGGCCAAAGTCGCTGGGGTGGTGGAGCTTGGGGCAGAGTTCCAGTTCATCTTCGACCTCGGCGACGACTGGATCCACCGTTGCTTGGTCGGAGATCACAAAGTCGACCCCGTGGAAGTACTGGGAATCACGCCGCGGCAGCCGCTGGCTTATTGGGGCTGGGGCACCATCCCGGATCAGTACGGGCGCCGGTGGGCTGACGATGATGGGCAGGGTCGGATTCCGAGCCGACCCTCTCAGCCGCATCCGATGATGCTGCACACATGGCCCGGACAGCAGCAGGCGCCCCCGACCGATGTCTCCAAGCTGCGCGCAGCCGTCGCGGCGGGAGATGCGGTGCGCTTCCTGGCCGCGGTGAGAGGACACGACATCGACGACGCGCTGCAACAGGTGGGCTCCGGCGTCCCGATGGCACTGGAACAGCGACGGGACCAGGCCGAGCTGGTGGCGGTATCGGTCATCAACCGCCTGACTTGGCGCGGCGGCGCCGGTGACGAAATCCTGGCCGAGGACCTGCTCGCATGTCTGCGCGGTGAGCCGCTCACCGGGCGTGTGGTGCCGGTCGACCTCGAAATGCTCGCTACCGCACTCGAGGAGGACGCGGCCATGTCGACTGGCGGCTACGTCGATCTGCACACCGGGGACGTATTCGGTGACAGCAGCACTGACGCAGGGCTGGTCGGCGAGGACGCCGCCGTCGACGTAGAGGAGGATCCCGACCGTTGGCTCCACTTCGACTGCTCCGGATCGCGGGATGGCTGGCGCGACATGGCGACTTTCGCCGAGCGGCTTCACGATGATGCGCTGCGGGATCGGTTGGAGCGGGCGATCGAGGGCAAGGGCGCGTTTCGTCGGTTCCGTGACCTCGTCCATGAGGAGGGCCTCGCCGAACAGTGGTACGTGTTCTCCGCCGACCGCAAACTGGGGCGCGCCCGCGAGTTCCTCGCCGACGCGGGCATTCGCGTGGGTTGA
- a CDS encoding DUF2786 domain-containing protein encodes MSRRNREKRAAKHRNRRRVATERNRIGFDAGPDRVLLLERLVVALSTAASCSDDHAPRHAAELLEEYRAFSRDLDVAADLAMNEAIRAAWEHGWLPSDLHEVARRKLQAAEVCYLDEAIVRESRQYAVAALHPNWRADIAALSATVDVHAQMPQMRRWAASNAVDQRMALTAVLKLLNFLGRLPMVEAILPLPGAHRHMPTTVNGVDEKALGKVRALLAKAEATEFPDEAEALSAKAQELMSRYSLQEVLMHHDRGQVPVVAARRIWIETPYTAAKAALVQAVSQANRCRAVWAERLGFVTVVGCETDLALVELLATSLLVQANRAMLSAGRRQSSNRHSRTRSFRQSFLVAYAQRIGERLDSASASVTAEVKRDGRLLPVLAANSRAADELTDRLFPLMTPRSVSASDPAGWDAGRAAADMAVLGMRDAIAG; translated from the coding sequence ATGAGCAGACGCAATCGCGAGAAGCGTGCAGCCAAACACAGGAATCGACGTCGAGTGGCCACCGAGCGAAACCGCATCGGCTTCGACGCCGGGCCGGACCGGGTGTTGCTTCTTGAACGCCTCGTCGTGGCGTTGAGTACGGCCGCTTCGTGTTCCGACGATCACGCGCCTCGGCACGCCGCCGAACTGCTCGAGGAGTACCGGGCCTTCTCGCGCGACCTCGACGTTGCGGCTGACCTCGCCATGAACGAGGCCATCAGAGCGGCATGGGAGCACGGCTGGTTGCCCTCCGATCTGCACGAGGTCGCACGCCGCAAGCTACAGGCAGCCGAGGTCTGCTACCTCGATGAAGCCATCGTCCGTGAGTCTCGGCAGTATGCGGTTGCGGCATTGCATCCGAATTGGCGTGCCGATATCGCCGCACTTTCGGCGACAGTTGATGTCCATGCGCAAATGCCACAAATGCGGCGCTGGGCGGCGTCGAACGCTGTCGACCAACGCATGGCTCTGACCGCTGTCCTGAAGCTGTTGAATTTCCTCGGCAGACTTCCCATGGTAGAAGCGATTCTGCCGCTGCCCGGGGCTCATCGGCACATGCCGACGACGGTGAACGGCGTCGACGAGAAGGCTCTCGGCAAGGTGCGCGCTCTGCTGGCGAAGGCGGAAGCCACCGAGTTTCCCGACGAAGCGGAGGCCCTTTCGGCCAAGGCTCAAGAGCTGATGAGTCGATACTCGTTACAAGAAGTGCTAATGCACCACGACCGCGGCCAGGTGCCGGTGGTGGCCGCGCGCCGAATCTGGATTGAGACTCCCTACACCGCCGCCAAGGCAGCGCTGGTGCAAGCGGTGAGCCAGGCCAATCGTTGTCGCGCAGTGTGGGCAGAGCGTCTCGGATTCGTTACCGTCGTCGGCTGCGAAACCGATCTCGCTCTCGTCGAGTTGCTCGCCACATCGCTGCTCGTCCAAGCCAATCGAGCAATGCTCAGTGCCGGGCGCCGCCAGAGCAGCAATAGGCACTCACGAACTAGGTCATTCCGCCAATCGTTTCTCGTCGCATACGCCCAGCGCATTGGCGAACGGCTCGACAGCGCCAGCGCATCGGTCACAGCAGAGGTCAAGCGGGACGGTCGTCTACTTCCCGTGCTGGCGGCCAACAGTCGGGCGGCCGACGAACTTACTGATCGACTGTTCCCGTTGATGACGCCTCGCTCGGTATCAGCGTCCGACCCTGCTGGCTGGGATGCCGGGCGCGCAGCGGCGGATATGGCCGTGCTGGGCATGCGGGATGCGATCGCTGGCTAG
- a CDS encoding type II toxin-antitoxin system RelE/ParE family toxin yields MSRHVLSPAAHADLEQIWDYTCERWDDDQAEEYVREIQRAIDRVVDNPMIGRACDEVRPGYRKHTVGSHTLYCRIARGDVIDVVRILHQRMDVDRHLDSGM; encoded by the coding sequence ATGAGCCGGCATGTACTTTCACCTGCCGCACATGCCGACTTGGAACAGATCTGGGACTACACCTGTGAGCGCTGGGATGACGATCAAGCCGAAGAATACGTGCGTGAAATCCAGCGTGCGATCGACCGGGTCGTGGACAATCCGATGATCGGACGGGCGTGCGACGAAGTCCGGCCCGGATACCGGAAGCACACGGTCGGGTCGCACACACTGTACTGCCGGATCGCGCGCGGCGACGTGATCGATGTGGTGCGCATACTCCACCAACGGATGGATGTCGATCGACACCTCGATTCAGGCATGTAA
- a CDS encoding type II toxin-antitoxin system Phd/YefM family antitoxin, translated as MTEISQRELRNNSGEIMRRLDEGETFVVTRNGDPIGELVPLRRRRFVNGPALAAAFRNSPRIDYQRFRADIDTGVDQDIEPRA; from the coding sequence ATGACTGAGATCAGCCAGCGCGAACTTCGCAACAACAGCGGCGAAATCATGCGCCGCCTCGACGAGGGTGAGACCTTCGTCGTCACCCGGAACGGCGACCCGATCGGCGAGCTCGTCCCCCTCCGACGGCGCCGGTTCGTCAACGGCCCCGCTCTGGCCGCGGCATTCCGCAATTCCCCGCGTATCGATTACCAGCGCTTCCGCGCCGATATCGACACAGGCGTCGACCAAGACATCGAGCCCCGTGCCTGA
- a CDS encoding glycoside hydrolase family 6 protein — protein MISSAARALARWVAPFLAVAAVACMVVSADPLQVGRAPAVRLAADGNPLAGAPFYVNPTSAAMRAAQSADPPSPELTAIANTPQAYWIVPGSSASTVAKYTGDAAAAGAIPVLALYGIPHRDCGSFAAGGFGSAGEYRAWIDGIASDVGASRAAIVVEPDALAMADCLSADQRQERYDLIRYAVDALTRNPNAAVYVDAGHLRWHSPDDMAARLNQAGIGHARGFSVNTANFFTTEDEIGYGEAISGLTNGSHYVIDTSRNGAGPAPDSELNWCNPSGRALGTPPTAATAGAHADAYLWIKRPGESDGTCGKGDPPAGNFVSQYAIDLVHNAGR, from the coding sequence GTGATCTCCTCAGCTGCTCGCGCTCTCGCGCGGTGGGTTGCTCCCTTCCTGGCTGTTGCGGCCGTTGCCTGCATGGTTGTTTCCGCCGACCCGCTGCAGGTTGGGCGCGCCCCGGCGGTGCGCTTGGCCGCTGACGGCAACCCGTTGGCTGGAGCGCCGTTCTACGTCAATCCCACGTCGGCGGCCATGCGCGCGGCGCAGAGCGCCGATCCGCCGAGTCCCGAGCTGACCGCCATCGCCAACACGCCGCAGGCGTACTGGATCGTCCCGGGCTCTTCGGCATCTACGGTCGCGAAGTACACCGGTGACGCGGCCGCCGCCGGCGCCATCCCGGTTCTGGCGCTCTATGGGATCCCCCACCGCGACTGTGGCAGCTTCGCCGCGGGCGGCTTCGGGTCGGCCGGCGAATACCGCGCATGGATCGACGGCATCGCATCCGACGTGGGCGCCTCGCGGGCGGCGATCGTCGTCGAACCCGATGCGCTCGCCATGGCCGACTGTCTGTCAGCCGATCAGCGCCAAGAACGCTACGACTTGATTCGCTACGCCGTCGACGCGCTGACCCGGAATCCGAACGCGGCCGTATACGTCGATGCCGGTCACCTGCGCTGGCACAGCCCCGACGACATGGCCGCCAGGCTTAATCAGGCCGGTATCGGCCACGCGCGGGGTTTCAGCGTCAACACTGCGAACTTCTTCACCACCGAGGACGAAATCGGTTACGGCGAGGCGATTTCGGGCCTCACGAACGGTTCGCACTACGTGATCGACACGTCGCGTAACGGAGCCGGACCAGCGCCCGACTCCGAGCTCAACTGGTGCAACCCCAGCGGCCGGGCGCTTGGCACTCCGCCTACCGCGGCCACCGCGGGCGCGCACGCCGACGCCTACTTGTGGATCAAACGTCCCGGTGAATCCGACGGAACATGTGGTAAAGGTGATCCGCCGGCGGGCAACTTCGTGAGTCAGTACGCCATCGATCTGGTCCATAACGCGGGCCGGTAG
- a CDS encoding type II toxin-antitoxin system ParD family antitoxin yields the protein MGRNTSFSLDDHHRAFIEQEVASGRYRSASDVVRSALRLLEDRETRLSALRQALVTGEQSGESRPFDFDEFVARKRGENSRRQ from the coding sequence GTGGGTAGGAACACGTCATTCAGCCTCGATGACCATCACAGAGCCTTCATCGAGCAGGAGGTCGCCTCGGGCCGTTACCGGTCGGCCAGCGATGTCGTGCGTTCTGCTCTGCGGTTGCTTGAAGATCGTGAGACTCGGTTGAGCGCATTGCGCCAGGCACTTGTCACTGGCGAACAAAGCGGCGAGTCGAGACCGTTCGACTTCGACGAGTTCGTTGCGCGCAAGCGAGGCGAAAACTCTCGCCGCCAATGA
- a CDS encoding type II toxin-antitoxin system VapC family toxin, with amino-acid sequence MPDEEEGHKQAAEGLLDTSVVIDLDIVDPASLPNGVAVSALTMAELAAGPHATDDPAERARRQDRLQQIESWLDPLPFDGDCARAWARVYVAVVAADRKPRGRRMVDLLIAATALAAGIPLYTRNGDDFRCLEPLLSVVEV; translated from the coding sequence GTGCCTGACGAGGAAGAAGGGCACAAGCAGGCAGCGGAAGGCCTGCTGGACACGTCCGTCGTCATCGACCTCGACATCGTCGACCCTGCCAGCCTTCCCAACGGCGTCGCGGTCAGCGCGCTGACGATGGCCGAACTCGCCGCCGGTCCGCACGCCACCGACGACCCGGCAGAGAGGGCCCGTCGCCAGGACCGTCTGCAGCAGATCGAATCCTGGCTCGACCCGCTGCCGTTCGACGGTGACTGCGCCCGGGCGTGGGCACGCGTGTACGTCGCCGTGGTCGCAGCCGACCGCAAACCACGCGGGCGCCGCATGGTCGACCTGCTGATCGCGGCGACCGCGCTGGCCGCTGGCATTCCGCTATACACCCGCAACGGCGACGACTTCCGCTGCCTTGAACCGCTTCTCAGCGTCGTCGAGGTATAA